The following are encoded together in the Tamandua tetradactyla isolate mTamTet1 chromosome 14, mTamTet1.pri, whole genome shotgun sequence genome:
- the LOC143656581 gene encoding sex comb on midleg-like protein 1 yields MHETTGLTVKCLSKSARGGGRGFRHQHSKVVGGPNCHFRRKFQRSGWSQRSLSHRWARLRLGAFLITRGSRQLRFRRAREPSGFSHTPSGRCRQAQVSFGGSAVVRWLAREKMASPSGEKATSSQARGSDESAGPRAHEANGTGVSHQANVLADMSCEGGQPSAVLKVLSQCRVIYDGILNLDKKFDVIDAKVPKVRHSRVRSLWQSRKPPGYTSKNDNVLLSREVKFQKMKQQPPSAAPRPEGFPKDPSSWSVEEVIAFLVHVDPQTFRPLAHLFRYHAVDGKALLLLQSDLMMKYMGLKLGTAVKLGHYIKRLKPKKYLSR; encoded by the exons ATGCATGAAACAACAGGACTGACCGTTAAATGCCTGTCAAAAAGCGCGCGCGGGGGGGGGCGGGGCTTCCGGCACCAACATTCCAAAGTAGTGGGTGGTCCCAACTGCCACTTCCGGCGGAAGTTCCAAAGAAGTGGGTGGTCCCAACGGTCGCTCAGTCACCGTTGGGCGAGGCTGCGACTAGGAGCCTTCCTCATCACCCGGGGGTCTAGACAGTTGCGGTTTAGGCGTGCGAGAGAACCCAGCGGTTTCTCACACACGCCCTCCGGCAGGTGTAGACAGGCGCAGGTGTCCTTCGGAGGCAGCGCAGTGGTTCGGTGGCTCGCACGCGAAAAGATGGCCAGCCCATCCGGCGAGAAGGCGACGAGCTCGCAAGCACGCGGTTCCGACGAGAGCGCAGGCCCGCGGGCCCACGAGGCCAACGGGACCGGCGTCAGTCACCAGGCCAATGTCCTCGCGGACATGTCCTGCGAAGGGGGGCAGCCCAGCGCGGTGCTGAAGGTGCTCAGCCAGTGCCGCGTCATCTACGACGGCATCCTCAACCTGGATAAGAAGTTCGATGTGATCGACGCCAAGGTCCCCAAAGTCCGCCATTCCCGCGTGAGGTCGCTGTGGCAGAGCCGTAAGCCCCCGGGTTACACGTCCAAAAACGACAATGTCCTGCTCTCTAGGGAAGTTAAATTCCAGAAAATGAAGCAACAGCCGCCCTCGGCCGCTCCCCGCCCTGAGGG GTTCCCCAAAGATCCTTCGAGCTGGTCGGTGGAGGAAGTGATCGCGTTCCTGGTGCACGTGGATCCGCAGACGTTCCGCCCGCTCGCCCACCTCTTCCGCTACCACGCCGTCGACGGCAAGGCCCTGCTGCTGCTCCAGAGCGACCTGATGATGAAGTACATGGGGCTGAAGCTGGGGACCGCCGTCAAGCTGGGCCACTACATCAAGAGGCTGAAGCCGAAGAAGTACCTCAGCCGTTGA